Proteins encoded together in one Nitrospirota bacterium window:
- a CDS encoding phosphoketolase family protein, giving the protein MDNPLSQKELKLIDAYWRAANYLSVGQIYLHDNPLLKKPLSKEHVKARLLGHWGTTPGLNFIYAHLNRAIKARDLSMIYIIGPGHGGPGIVANTYMEGTYSEVYPNIAQDEEGMQRLFKQFSFPGGIPSHVAPETPGSIHEGGELGYAVSHAYGAAYDNPDLIVACVVGDGEAETGPLATSWHSNKFLNPATDGAVLPILHLNGYKIANPCVLARISHEELDQLFRGYGYTPHFVEGSDPEKMHQLMAATIDTCMEQIRSIQTQARTKGVKERPRWPMIILRSPKGWTCPKEIDGKRTEDYWRSHQVPMGEMHEKPGHVKILEKWMKSYNPEELFDKTGRLKPELADLPPKGARRMSANPHANGGLLLRDLRLPDFRNYAVKVTTPGAITAESTRLMGKFLADTMKLNMESRNFRLFSPDENNSNRWQDAMEITNRTWMADRYPYDDHLAPDGRVMEMLSEHQCQGWLEGYLLSGRHGFFSCYEAFIHIIDSMFNQHAKWLKVCHEIPWRRPIASLNYLLSSHVWRQDHNGFSHQDPGFIDHVVNKKAEVVRVYLPPDANTLLSVTDHCLRSRNYVNVIVAGKQPAPQWLTMDQAIRHCTAGIGIWEWASNDKGGEPDVVMACCGDVPTLETLAAVDLFRQHLPALKIRVVNVVNLMKLQPQSEHPHGMSDQDFDALFTKDKPIVFAFHGYPWLIHRLTYRRTNHKNLHVRGYKEEGTTSTPFDMVVMNDLDRFHLVADVIDRLPQLGSRAAYAKQAIRDKLFEHKEYIAKYGEDMPEITDWQWGKVKAATRRRTTTEGDNV; this is encoded by the coding sequence ATGGACAATCCGTTATCGCAGAAGGAACTGAAATTGATCGATGCCTACTGGAGGGCGGCGAACTATCTCTCGGTGGGACAGATCTATCTGCACGATAACCCGCTGCTGAAGAAGCCGCTGAGCAAGGAACATGTGAAGGCGAGGCTGCTGGGTCACTGGGGCACCACCCCGGGCCTGAATTTCATCTATGCCCATCTGAATCGAGCGATCAAGGCACGCGACCTCAGCATGATCTACATTATCGGTCCGGGCCATGGCGGTCCCGGCATCGTCGCCAATACCTACATGGAAGGCACCTACTCGGAGGTCTATCCGAACATCGCACAGGACGAAGAGGGCATGCAGCGGCTGTTCAAGCAGTTCTCGTTCCCCGGAGGCATTCCCAGCCACGTGGCGCCCGAGACCCCCGGCTCAATACACGAAGGCGGCGAATTGGGGTATGCGGTCTCTCACGCGTACGGGGCTGCGTATGACAATCCCGACCTGATCGTCGCCTGCGTCGTCGGCGACGGCGAGGCGGAAACCGGACCATTGGCGACCTCCTGGCACTCCAACAAGTTCCTCAATCCGGCGACCGACGGAGCCGTGCTGCCGATCCTGCACCTGAACGGGTACAAGATCGCCAATCCTTGCGTGCTGGCTCGTATCAGCCACGAAGAATTGGATCAGCTCTTCCGCGGCTACGGCTACACGCCCCATTTTGTCGAGGGCAGTGATCCGGAGAAGATGCACCAGCTCATGGCTGCCACCATCGACACCTGTATGGAGCAAATCCGCAGCATCCAGACCCAGGCGCGGACGAAGGGTGTGAAGGAGCGGCCGCGCTGGCCGATGATCATCCTCCGTTCGCCCAAAGGGTGGACCTGCCCGAAGGAAATCGACGGTAAACGGACCGAGGACTACTGGCGCAGCCACCAGGTGCCGATGGGTGAAATGCACGAAAAGCCCGGGCATGTGAAAATTCTCGAAAAGTGGATGAAGAGCTACAATCCGGAGGAGCTGTTCGATAAAACCGGCCGGCTGAAGCCCGAACTCGCTGATCTGCCGCCGAAGGGCGCGCGCCGCATGAGCGCCAATCCGCATGCCAACGGCGGCCTGCTGCTCCGGGACCTGCGTCTTCCGGACTTCCGCAACTATGCCGTCAAGGTGACGACACCCGGCGCCATCACAGCCGAATCCACCCGCCTCATGGGAAAGTTCCTGGCCGACACGATGAAGCTGAATATGGAGAGCCGCAATTTCCGTCTGTTCAGTCCGGACGAGAACAACTCAAACCGCTGGCAGGATGCGATGGAGATCACCAATCGCACCTGGATGGCGGATCGCTATCCCTACGATGACCATTTGGCCCCTGACGGCCGCGTGATGGAAATGCTCAGTGAACACCAGTGCCAGGGGTGGCTGGAAGGGTATCTCTTGAGCGGCCGGCACGGGTTTTTTTCCTGCTACGAGGCATTCATTCACATCATCGACTCGATGTTCAATCAGCATGCCAAGTGGCTGAAGGTCTGCCATGAGATTCCCTGGCGCCGGCCGATCGCCTCGCTCAATTATCTGCTGTCCTCCCATGTCTGGCGGCAGGATCATAATGGATTCAGCCATCAAGATCCCGGTTTCATCGATCACGTTGTGAACAAGAAAGCGGAGGTCGTCCGTGTCTACCTGCCGCCGGATGCCAACACGCTGCTGTCGGTCACCGATCATTGTCTGCGCAGCCGTAATTATGTGAACGTCATCGTCGCGGGCAAGCAGCCTGCTCCGCAATGGTTGACGATGGACCAGGCGATCAGACACTGCACGGCTGGCATCGGAATCTGGGAATGGGCCAGCAACGACAAAGGAGGAGAGCCGGATGTCGTCATGGCCTGTTGCGGAGACGTGCCGACGCTGGAGACTCTGGCCGCCGTGGATCTGTTTCGCCAGCATCTCCCGGCGCTGAAGATCCGCGTCGTCAACGTCGTGAATTTGATGAAATTGCAGCCGCAGAGCGAGCACCCGCACGGCATGTCCGATCAGGACTTCGATGCGCTGTTCACCAAGGACAAGCCAATCGTGTTCGCCTTCCACGGCTACCCCTGGCTCATCCACCGGCTCACCTACCGGCGGACGAACCACAAGAACCTGCACGTACGCGGCTACAAGGAAGAAGGCACGACGAGCACCCCGTTCGACATGGTGGTGATGAACGATCTTGACCGGTTTCACCTCGTCGCCGATGTGATCGATCGGTTACCGCAACTCGGGTCACGCGCCGCCTATGCCAAGCAGGCGATTCGCGATAAGCTGTTCGAGCACAAAGAATACATCGCCAAATACGGCGAGGATATGCCGGAGATCACCGACTGGCAATGGGGTAAGGTGAAAGCGGCAACGAGGCGGAGGACAACGACGGAGGGGGACAACGTCTAA
- a CDS encoding glycogen/starch/alpha-glucan phosphorylase produces MEKNRQNELLEQYGCGPIQFTGTKDALYERHLIFDHVIDPKKADPREQFEAAAHAVRDIVSQRWLKTEKTYEQKNPKRVYYLSMEFLLGRSLANNVTNTMLGPLAFEAMEMRGVDPLALLEVEPDAGLGNGGLGRLAACFIDSMATMQIPGMGYGLRYEYGIFKQTIKDGWQCEQPDNWLRRPDPWEVARLEESVEVKVNCSFELHDGVLRLIPGRPSSLIGIPFDRPVVGYGGKTINTLRLWAATVPDYFDFQRFSSGDFVAALAGTLAAESLTRVLYPDDSTMRGQGLRFLQEYFLVACSLGDLVRRFRRGNRDWNALPGKVAIQMNDTHPTMAVPELMRILLDDAHLSWDQAWDLTQRSLAYTNHTLLPEALEKWPLEWFKLLLPRHLEIIYEINRRHLDQARVRFGGDEGRLAGVSLIEEGATRKVRMANLAIVGTHSTNGVAAIHSELLRTMTVKDLAEMFPERFNNKTNGVTPRRWLLLANPALSRAITDAIGDGWITDLSKLNKLKKLSSDKGFRDAVRKAKREAKSQFAQWLKTTTGQIVDPDSIFDCQVKRIHEYKRQLLNALRIVVLYNRLRENPNLKMAPRTFFFAGKAAPAYHLAKIIIKFINNLAGTIDGDPIVRGRLKVVFLPEYCVSLAERLIPATDVSNQISTAGYEASGTSNMKFMMNGALTLGTRDGATIEMAEEVGEDHFFMFGLTADQVAGSRGFYSPRWHYDNEAETRAALDLIFSGYFSQYEPGVFEPLRHTLLTGGDHYMHLADLTAYLRADRKLCDLYDDSDGWVRKVILNIAGSGKFSSDRTIAEYAKDIWNVKPCPIP; encoded by the coding sequence ATGGAAAAGAACCGTCAGAACGAACTTCTTGAACAATATGGATGTGGCCCTATCCAGTTTACCGGCACGAAGGATGCGCTCTATGAACGGCATCTGATCTTCGACCATGTGATCGATCCCAAGAAGGCGGATCCGCGCGAACAGTTTGAGGCGGCGGCCCATGCAGTCCGCGACATCGTGTCACAACGCTGGCTGAAGACAGAAAAGACCTACGAGCAGAAGAATCCCAAGCGGGTGTATTACCTGTCGATGGAGTTCCTGCTGGGGCGGTCGCTCGCCAACAATGTCACCAATACGATGCTCGGACCATTGGCATTTGAGGCCATGGAAATGAGGGGTGTCGATCCATTGGCGCTGCTCGAGGTGGAGCCGGATGCAGGATTGGGGAACGGAGGGCTCGGCAGGCTGGCGGCTTGTTTCATTGATTCGATGGCGACGATGCAGATTCCCGGGATGGGCTATGGACTCCGTTACGAGTACGGAATCTTCAAGCAAACGATCAAGGATGGCTGGCAGTGCGAACAGCCGGATAACTGGTTGCGTCGTCCCGATCCCTGGGAAGTGGCACGGCTCGAAGAATCGGTTGAAGTGAAAGTGAACTGCTCGTTCGAGCTGCACGACGGGGTGTTGCGCTTGATTCCCGGGCGGCCGTCCAGCCTCATCGGCATCCCGTTCGACCGTCCCGTCGTCGGGTATGGTGGAAAGACCATCAATACACTCCGGCTCTGGGCTGCGACGGTACCGGATTACTTCGACTTCCAGCGATTCAGCAGCGGGGATTTCGTAGCCGCGTTGGCCGGAACGCTCGCGGCCGAGTCGCTGACGCGGGTGCTCTATCCCGACGACTCCACAATGCGAGGCCAGGGGTTGCGGTTCTTGCAGGAGTATTTCCTCGTCGCCTGCTCGCTGGGCGACCTTGTGCGGCGCTTCCGGCGCGGCAATCGCGACTGGAACGCTCTGCCCGGGAAAGTCGCCATCCAGATGAACGATACGCACCCGACGATGGCCGTCCCAGAACTGATGCGGATTCTGTTGGACGACGCACATCTCAGTTGGGACCAGGCTTGGGATCTGACGCAACGATCGCTCGCCTATACCAACCACACACTGCTGCCCGAAGCATTGGAAAAATGGCCGCTCGAATGGTTCAAGCTCTTGTTGCCGCGTCATTTGGAAATTATCTACGAGATCAACCGCCGGCATCTTGACCAGGCGCGCGTTCGCTTCGGTGGCGACGAAGGCCGTCTCGCCGGCGTGAGTCTCATCGAGGAGGGAGCGACGCGGAAAGTCCGTATGGCCAACCTCGCCATCGTCGGAACGCATAGCACGAACGGTGTGGCCGCTATTCACTCAGAATTGCTGCGCACGATGACGGTCAAGGATCTGGCCGAGATGTTTCCGGAGCGGTTTAACAACAAGACCAACGGCGTGACGCCGCGGCGCTGGTTGCTCCTGGCGAACCCCGCGCTTTCGCGCGCCATCACCGATGCCATCGGAGACGGATGGATTACTGATCTGAGCAAACTGAACAAGCTCAAAAAACTGTCTAGCGACAAGGGCTTTCGCGATGCGGTCCGCAAGGCAAAGCGCGAGGCGAAATCACAGTTTGCTCAGTGGCTCAAGACGACAACCGGGCAGATCGTCGATCCTGACAGCATCTTCGATTGCCAGGTGAAACGCATCCATGAATACAAGCGGCAACTGCTCAACGCGCTGCGCATCGTCGTGCTGTACAACCGGCTGCGGGAGAATCCGAACCTCAAGATGGCTCCGCGGACATTTTTCTTTGCCGGCAAGGCGGCGCCGGCCTACCACTTGGCCAAGATCATCATCAAGTTCATCAATAATCTGGCCGGCACCATCGACGGAGATCCGATCGTTCGCGGACGACTCAAGGTTGTGTTCCTGCCGGAATACTGCGTGTCTCTTGCCGAGCGGCTGATTCCGGCTACTGATGTCTCCAACCAGATTTCGACGGCCGGCTACGAGGCCAGCGGCACGAGCAACATGAAGTTTATGATGAACGGAGCCTTGACGCTGGGGACACGCGACGGCGCGACCATAGAAATGGCAGAAGAAGTGGGCGAGGACCACTTCTTCATGTTCGGTCTCACGGCGGACCAGGTGGCCGGCAGCAGGGGCTTTTATAGCCCGAGATGGCATTATGACAACGAGGCGGAGACCCGTGCGGCGCTGGACCTGATCTTTTCCGGCTACTTCAGCCAGTATGAACCGGGCGTCTTCGAACCGCTGCGGCACACGTTGCTGACGGGTGGGGACCATTATATGCACCTGGCGGACCTCACGGCCTATCTCAGGGCCGACCGGAAGTTGTGCGACCTGTACGACGATTCGGATGGATGGGTACGCAAAGTGATCCTGAATATCGCCGGCTCAGGGAAGTTCTCCAGCGACCGCACCATCGCCGAGTATGCAAAAGATATTTGGAATGTGAAGCCCTGTCCGATTCCGTAG
- the pgm gene encoding phosphoglucomutase (alpha-D-glucose-1,6-bisphosphate-dependent): MAISPFAGKRATRDMLVDLARLEGDYYARKPDMGDPNQAVAFGTSGHRGSSHRGSFNEAHILAITQAICDYRRGQGTDGPLYMGKDTHALSGPAQRTALEVLAANNVHTVIQKDDGVTPTPVISRAILVYNRGRDEHLADGVVVTPSHNPPEDGGIKYNPPNGGPADTDVTKWMQDRANDLLREGNAGVKRVPFEKAFKAETTRQEDYILPYVHDLRNVIDMETIREAGFVLGVDPLGGAAVHYWEPINRIYKLNITVVNQKVDPTFSFMTVDHDGKIRMDCSSPYAMASLVGLKDRFRLAFANDPDSDRHGIVTPSSGLMNPNHYLAVAIRYLLTHRPQWPADALVGKTLVSSGMIDRVVAKLDRRLCEVPVGFKWFVPGLFNGSCCFGGEESAGASFLRRDGTVWTTDKDGPIMNLLAAEITARTGKDPGEHYRELTAEFGNPLYTRIDATATPEQKERLGKLSPDAVRASTLAGDQITAKLTKAPGNNASIGGLKVITANGWFAARPSGTENIYKIYAESFKDERHLRTIVTEAEQIVNNALAGAGSRNR; the protein is encoded by the coding sequence ATGGCGATTTCACCCTTCGCAGGTAAACGGGCAACCAGAGATATGTTGGTGGATCTGGCCAGGCTTGAAGGGGACTATTACGCGCGCAAGCCGGATATGGGAGATCCCAACCAGGCGGTCGCTTTCGGGACGAGCGGACACCGCGGCTCGTCGCACCGCGGCTCGTTCAACGAGGCGCATATTCTTGCCATCACGCAGGCCATTTGCGACTACCGGCGCGGGCAGGGCACCGACGGCCCGCTCTATATGGGCAAGGATACGCACGCGCTCTCCGGGCCGGCTCAGCGAACGGCGCTCGAAGTCCTGGCGGCGAACAACGTGCACACCGTCATCCAGAAGGACGACGGGGTGACACCCACGCCTGTCATCTCACGAGCCATCCTGGTCTACAACCGCGGCCGCGACGAGCATCTCGCGGACGGGGTCGTGGTCACGCCTTCGCATAACCCGCCGGAGGACGGAGGCATCAAGTACAACCCGCCCAACGGCGGACCGGCCGATACCGATGTGACGAAATGGATGCAGGATCGTGCGAATGATTTGCTGCGAGAAGGCAACGCCGGCGTCAAGCGCGTGCCGTTCGAGAAGGCGTTCAAGGCGGAAACCACGCGCCAGGAAGATTACATCCTGCCCTATGTTCATGATCTTCGGAACGTGATCGACATGGAGACCATCCGCGAGGCGGGCTTCGTGCTGGGCGTGGATCCGCTTGGCGGCGCCGCGGTTCATTACTGGGAGCCGATCAATCGAATCTACAAGCTGAACATCACCGTCGTGAACCAAAAAGTCGATCCGACCTTCTCCTTCATGACGGTTGATCACGACGGCAAGATCCGGATGGACTGCTCGAGTCCCTATGCGATGGCAAGCCTCGTCGGCCTGAAAGACCGGTTTCGCCTCGCCTTTGCGAATGATCCGGACTCGGATCGCCACGGGATCGTCACGCCGTCCTCCGGGCTGATGAATCCCAACCATTATCTCGCCGTGGCCATTCGCTATCTCCTCACGCATCGACCTCAGTGGCCTGCCGACGCGCTGGTCGGCAAGACGTTGGTGTCGAGCGGCATGATCGACCGTGTCGTCGCCAAACTCGACCGCCGGCTGTGCGAGGTGCCGGTCGGCTTCAAGTGGTTTGTGCCGGGCCTGTTCAACGGCTCTTGTTGCTTCGGCGGTGAAGAGAGCGCCGGAGCAAGCTTTCTCCGTCGCGACGGCACAGTGTGGACGACCGACAAGGATGGTCCGATCATGAACCTGCTCGCGGCCGAGATTACCGCTCGAACCGGCAAAGATCCGGGGGAACATTACCGCGAACTGACGGCTGAATTTGGGAATCCTCTCTACACACGCATTGATGCGACGGCCACACCCGAGCAGAAGGAAAGGCTGGGAAAGTTGTCGCCCGATGCTGTGAGGGCATCGACGCTCGCCGGCGACCAGATCACTGCCAAGCTGACCAAGGCGCCGGGCAACAACGCCTCCATCGGAGGATTGAAGGTCATCACCGCGAACGGCTGGTTCGCGGCCCGGCCCTCCGGCACCGAGAACATTTACAAAATCTATGCAGAGAGCTTTAAGGACGAGCGTCACTTAAGGACGATCGTGACGGAAGCCGAACAGATCGTGAACAATGCCCTGGCTGGGGCCGGGAGCCGCAATCGGTAG
- a CDS encoding histidine phosphatase family protein — MAVPAQLVFLVRHGETEWSLNGRHTGTTDIPLTENGRQVARLLLPILAKESFALALTSPLQRARDTCRLAGFGDVAQIEPDLVEWNYGNYEGLTPGQIHATAPGWLLFRDGGPGGEQPGEIGARVDRVIEKARAVKGNVILFAHGHVLRVFGARWLGLPPSEGQRFLLDTATMNILSYYRGIPAIKRWNAPVQF; from the coding sequence ATGGCTGTTCCAGCGCAACTGGTGTTTCTCGTGCGTCACGGCGAAACCGAGTGGAGTCTCAACGGACGACACACAGGGACCACCGATATCCCGCTGACGGAAAACGGCCGACAGGTGGCGAGACTCCTGCTGCCGATCCTCGCGAAGGAGTCGTTCGCGCTGGCCCTGACGAGTCCCTTGCAACGAGCCAGGGATACCTGCCGGCTGGCCGGTTTCGGGGATGTGGCACAGATCGAGCCCGATCTGGTGGAGTGGAACTACGGGAACTATGAGGGATTGACACCAGGCCAGATCCATGCGACGGCCCCGGGCTGGCTGCTCTTTCGAGATGGCGGCCCGGGCGGAGAACAGCCGGGGGAAATCGGCGCACGGGTCGATCGTGTGATTGAGAAAGCGCGCGCCGTCAAGGGCAATGTCATCTTGTTCGCCCACGGGCATGTGCTCAGAGTCTTTGGGGCTCGCTGGCTGGGCCTCCCTCCTTCGGAAGGCCAGCGCTTTTTGCTCGATACGGCCACAATGAACATCCTGAGCTACTACCGCGGTATTCCGGCGATCAAGCGATGGAACGCGCCGGTTCAGTTCTGA
- the pgi gene encoding glucose-6-phosphate isomerase, whose translation MTSGAVPLTQGTAWNALREHYEAIKTLHMRDLFAKDPVRGARLVCEAQGIYLDYSKNRVTDDTMRLLLDLANAAGLRAAIDAMFRGDKLNVTENRAVLHVALRAPAGATITVDGENVVPKVHAVIEEMAGFAHLVRSGQWKGHTGKRIRNVVNIGIGGSDLGPVMAYEALRAYSDRALTVRFVSNVDATDVAESTRDLDPEETLFIVCSKTFTTEETLANAQTARTWCLQALKSDKAVARHFVAVSTNAAEVAKFGIDPANMFEFWDWVGGRYSLPSAIGLSLMVAIGPERFREMLAGYHAMDEHFRTAPFDKNLPVLLGLIGLWYVNFFGVESQAILPYDHYLGRLSAYLQQLDMESNGKRVDRDGNVVDFQTGPVIWGQPGTNGQHAYYQLIHQGTRLIPCDFIGFCRSLNPMGQHHDLLASNLFAQTEALAFGKTAAEVEAEGASPALVPHRTFPGNRPTNTILVEQLTPDMFGKLIALYEHKVFVQGTIWRINSFDQWGVELGKVLATRITPELTSGTDPDLRHDSSTNALIRRYRRLRLPG comes from the coding sequence ATGACGAGCGGCGCAGTTCCACTCACGCAAGGCACTGCCTGGAACGCCCTTCGTGAGCATTACGAGGCGATCAAGACCCTGCATATGCGGGATCTGTTTGCGAAAGATCCCGTGCGAGGCGCGCGCTTGGTGTGCGAGGCGCAGGGCATCTATCTCGACTATTCGAAAAATCGCGTCACGGATGACACGATGCGGTTGCTGCTCGACCTTGCCAACGCCGCCGGCTTGCGCGCCGCAATCGACGCGATGTTCCGCGGCGACAAGCTCAATGTGACGGAGAATCGCGCGGTCCTCCACGTCGCGCTGCGCGCCCCCGCCGGTGCCACCATTACAGTGGACGGCGAAAACGTGGTGCCGAAGGTCCATGCGGTGATTGAGGAAATGGCCGGCTTCGCACACCTTGTGCGCAGCGGCCAGTGGAAAGGCCATACCGGCAAGCGCATTCGCAACGTCGTGAACATCGGCATCGGGGGCTCGGACCTGGGGCCCGTCATGGCCTACGAGGCGTTGCGGGCCTACAGCGATCGCGCGCTGACGGTTCGTTTCGTCTCGAACGTTGATGCGACCGATGTCGCCGAGTCGACACGGGACCTCGATCCTGAGGAGACCTTGTTCATTGTCTGCTCAAAAACATTCACCACGGAGGAGACTCTCGCCAACGCGCAGACCGCGCGTACGTGGTGTCTGCAAGCGCTCAAGAGCGATAAGGCGGTGGCCCGGCACTTCGTGGCCGTGTCCACGAACGCGGCCGAAGTCGCAAAATTCGGGATCGACCCCGCCAACATGTTCGAATTCTGGGATTGGGTCGGAGGCCGCTACTCGCTGCCCTCGGCCATCGGTCTCTCGCTGATGGTCGCCATCGGGCCCGAACGGTTCCGCGAGATGCTGGCCGGGTACCATGCCATGGACGAGCATTTCCGGACCGCCCCGTTCGACAAGAACCTGCCCGTGCTGTTGGGGCTCATCGGACTCTGGTACGTGAATTTCTTCGGCGTCGAGTCCCAGGCGATTCTGCCCTATGATCACTACCTCGGGCGGCTGAGCGCCTATCTGCAGCAGCTCGACATGGAGAGCAACGGGAAGCGCGTGGACCGCGATGGGAACGTGGTTGATTTCCAGACGGGCCCGGTCATTTGGGGGCAGCCCGGCACCAACGGCCAGCATGCGTACTACCAGTTGATCCATCAGGGCACCCGGTTGATCCCATGCGATTTCATTGGTTTCTGCCGGTCGCTCAATCCCATGGGGCAACATCACGATCTGCTGGCATCCAATCTGTTTGCGCAGACGGAGGCGCTGGCCTTTGGCAAAACTGCCGCGGAAGTGGAGGCGGAAGGAGCGTCTCCGGCCCTGGTGCCGCACCGGACGTTTCCGGGCAACCGCCCGACGAATACCATCCTGGTCGAGCAACTGACGCCGGACATGTTCGGGAAGTTGATCGCGCTCTACGAGCATAAGGTCTTCGTCCAGGGCACGATCTGGCGTATCAACTCGTTCGACCAGTGGGGCGTGGAACTGGGCAAAGTGCTGGCCACACGGATCACGCCGGAATTGACGAGCGGGACGGATCCCGATCTCCGGCACGACAGCTCGACCAACGCGTTGATCCGGCGTTATCGCCGGCTTCGCCTGCCGGGCTGA
- the tkt gene encoding transketolase, whose translation MTGEQLDQLCINTIRTLSMDAVQQANSGHPGTPMALAPVVYCLWQRFLRFDPQDPIWPNRDRFVLSIGHASMLLYSLLHLTGVKAVSKEYETLGELSVPLEAIKQFRQLGSRCPGHPEYRWTSGVETTTGPLGQGISNSVGMALAGRWMAEHFNRPGFDDLINFNVYALCGDGDMMEGISHEAASMAGHLGISNLCWIYDNNHITIEGHTALAYSDDVATRFIAYGWNVTRVGDANDLVMLERAFRTFQKTTGRPTLIIVDSHIAYGAPNKQDTSAAHGEPLGEEEIRKTKKNYGWPEDAKFHIPDGVAEHFRKGIGARGETLRGAWFTRITEYKAKYPELADELYRMQHRQLPEGWDKDLPAFPADAKGLATRVSSGQVLNAVGKRVPWLMGGSADLAPSVKTRLTFEGAGDVSVETPGGRNLHFGIREHAMAAILNGMALVKVRAYGSGFLIFSDYARGGVRLGALMELPVIHIFTHDSIAVGEDGPTHQPVEHLASLRAMPGLIVLRPADANEVVAAWRVIMNLHHEPVALMLTRQDVPTLDRTKYASAAGLAQGAYILADAAGGKPDVILIGTGSEVSLCVAAYEQLKSEGLKARVVSMPSWELFEQQDQTYRDQVLPPAVTARVAVEQASTFGWAHYVGPTGAIVGMTTFGASAQLKVLQKEFGFTKERVIDAAMQQLALIIRDGSLRNR comes from the coding sequence ATGACTGGTGAACAGCTTGATCAACTCTGCATCAACACGATCCGCACGTTGTCCATGGATGCCGTTCAGCAGGCCAACTCAGGCCATCCAGGGACGCCCATGGCCTTGGCCCCCGTGGTGTATTGCCTGTGGCAGCGATTTCTCCGTTTCGATCCGCAAGACCCGATCTGGCCCAACCGGGACCGTTTTGTCCTGTCCATCGGTCACGCCTCGATGTTGCTGTACTCCCTGCTTCATCTCACCGGGGTGAAGGCCGTGAGCAAAGAGTACGAAACCCTCGGTGAACTGTCGGTGCCGTTGGAGGCCATCAAGCAGTTTCGTCAATTGGGGAGCCGCTGCCCCGGTCATCCGGAATACCGCTGGACCTCCGGGGTCGAAACCACAACCGGACCGCTCGGGCAGGGGATTTCGAACAGTGTCGGCATGGCCCTGGCCGGCCGCTGGATGGCTGAGCATTTCAACCGGCCCGGCTTCGACGACCTGATCAATTTTAACGTCTATGCCTTGTGCGGGGATGGTGACATGATGGAGGGGATCTCTCACGAGGCCGCCTCGATGGCCGGACACTTGGGCATCTCGAACCTCTGCTGGATCTACGACAACAATCACATCACGATCGAAGGCCACACCGCGCTGGCGTACTCGGACGATGTCGCAACCAGGTTTATCGCCTATGGCTGGAACGTCACCCGCGTCGGTGACGCCAACGACCTCGTGATGCTCGAGCGGGCGTTTCGAACCTTCCAGAAGACGACAGGCCGGCCGACTCTGATCATCGTGGACAGCCACATCGCGTATGGGGCGCCCAACAAACAAGACACCTCGGCGGCTCACGGAGAGCCGCTCGGCGAAGAGGAAATCCGAAAGACCAAGAAAAATTACGGTTGGCCGGAGGATGCCAAATTCCATATTCCCGACGGCGTCGCTGAGCATTTCCGGAAGGGGATCGGCGCTCGAGGGGAGACGCTCCGCGGCGCCTGGTTCACGCGGATCACAGAGTACAAGGCCAAGTACCCGGAGCTGGCCGATGAATTGTACCGGATGCAGCACCGGCAGTTGCCCGAGGGATGGGACAAGGACCTGCCCGCCTTCCCGGCCGACGCCAAGGGTCTGGCCACGCGGGTCTCGTCCGGGCAGGTGTTGAACGCGGTTGGAAAGCGCGTGCCCTGGTTGATGGGCGGGTCGGCGGATCTGGCCCCGTCGGTCAAAACGCGGTTGACGTTTGAAGGGGCGGGCGATGTCTCAGTCGAGACTCCCGGTGGCCGCAATCTCCACTTCGGAATCCGCGAGCATGCGATGGCGGCGATCCTGAACGGGATGGCCCTGGTGAAGGTCCGGGCCTATGGTTCCGGATTCCTGATTTTCAGTGATTATGCGAGAGGCGGGGTCCGGCTTGGCGCACTGATGGAATTGCCGGTCATTCATATTTTCACGCATGATTCGATTGCCGTGGGAGAAGACGGGCCGACCCATCAGCCGGTCGAACACCTCGCCTCCTTGCGCGCGATGCCCGGGCTGATTGTCCTACGGCCGGCCGATGCGAATGAGGTCGTGGCAGCCTGGCGCGTGATCATGAATCTGCATCACGAGCCGGTGGCGCTCATGCTCACCCGGCAGGATGTGCCGACGCTGGATCGCACGAAATACGCTTCCGCGGCCGGTCTGGCGCAGGGAGCCTATATCCTGGCCGATGCCGCCGGCGGCAAGCCCGATGTGATCCTTATCGGAACCGGCAGTGAAGTCTCGCTCTGTGTCGCAGCCTACGAACAGCTCAAGTCCGAAGGACTGAAGGCTCGGGTCGTGAGTATGCCTTCGTGGGAACTGTTCGAGCAGCAGGACCAAACCTATCGCGACCAAGTCCTGCCGCCGGCGGTGACGGCTCGCGTCGCGGTTGAACAGGCTTCGACTTTCGGGTGGGCACACTACGTCGGCCCGACGGGCGCCATCGTCGGCATGACGACATTCGGGGCGTCGGCTCAACTGAAAGTATTGCAGAAGGAGTTTGGCTTCACGAAGGAGCGTGTGATTGATGCCGCCATGCAGCAGCTAGCCCTCATTATTCGTGACGGTTCGTTGCGAAATCGCTGA